From a region of the Mesotoga sp. UBA6090 genome:
- a CDS encoding iron-containing alcohol dehydrogenase, which produces MDRTLNFEYFLPTRLVFGVGSVNRVGEFAKSLGKKALIVTGKSSTKKTGLLDRVIAILEKNGVETVVFDEIVPNPLSSTVDKGAEFANNEGCDLIIGLGGGSPVDSAKLIAVVAKDGGHCWDYTGSGGGRVPKSALPVIAIPTTHGTGTESDPFAVVTNTETNEKIGVGFDQTFPTVSIVDPEVMKTLPPYQTAATGMDAFYHAIESYINTNHQPTSDLLALEAMSLINHYLPIAYRDGNNIEARTALAWASTAAGICETLSGCIANHSLEHPISAHYDATHGAGLCATGPAFFDYIRPHTKERLARVAQIMGAPESEIDIDRLSKMSIEIIHRLQKSVDIDISLEELGVEKSMLGRLAEDAMRTMGALVEVTPGNLKTKDLERILEMSY; this is translated from the coding sequence GTGGATAGGACTTTGAATTTCGAGTATTTTTTGCCTACAAGGCTAGTATTTGGCGTTGGATCAGTAAACAGAGTTGGAGAGTTTGCAAAGTCTTTGGGCAAAAAGGCACTAATTGTAACTGGTAAGAGCAGTACGAAAAAGACGGGTCTTCTTGATAGGGTTATAGCTATTCTAGAGAAGAATGGAGTAGAAACGGTCGTATTTGATGAGATAGTTCCAAATCCTCTTTCATCTACGGTTGATAAAGGCGCGGAGTTTGCGAACAATGAAGGATGCGATCTAATCATTGGTCTCGGTGGGGGAAGCCCTGTAGATTCGGCAAAACTAATTGCTGTGGTCGCCAAGGATGGCGGTCATTGCTGGGATTATACGGGATCTGGGGGAGGAAGAGTTCCCAAATCGGCGTTACCAGTCATCGCTATTCCCACTACTCACGGAACCGGAACCGAGTCAGATCCCTTTGCAGTAGTGACGAATACAGAAACTAACGAGAAGATTGGTGTTGGATTTGATCAAACATTTCCTACAGTTTCCATTGTTGATCCCGAGGTTATGAAGACTCTTCCACCCTATCAAACGGCGGCAACCGGAATGGACGCTTTCTACCACGCTATAGAGTCCTACATAAATACAAACCACCAACCAACTTCGGACCTTCTCGCGTTGGAAGCCATGTCGCTTATAAATCATTATCTACCTATAGCTTACAGGGATGGCAACAACATCGAAGCTAGAACAGCTCTTGCATGGGCAAGTACCGCGGCAGGCATTTGTGAAACACTTTCTGGCTGTATTGCAAATCATTCCCTCGAGCATCCCATAAGCGCCCATTATGATGCTACACATGGAGCTGGACTTTGTGCAACCGGTCCTGCTTTCTTTGATTACATCAGGCCTCATACAAAAGAGAGACTGGCCAGAGTAGCTCAAATAATGGGAGCTCCTGAAAGTGAAATAGATATCGATAGGCTTTCAAAAATGTCAATAGAGATAATACACAGGCTTCAAAAAAGCGTTGACATCGATATAAGTCTAGAGGAACTTGGAGTAGAGAAGTCTATGCTTGGAAGGCTTGCTGAGGATGCTATGAGAACGATGGGAGCTCTTGTCGAAGTGACACCGGGCAACCTGAAAACTAAAGACCTGGAAAGGATATTGGAAATGTCTTACTGA
- a CDS encoding alpha/beta fold hydrolase — protein MKVLLIVVSLLAMLLIAPFLIPVNDLEDTVNPRILADSDSMFAEINNIEIHYKIFGEGAPLIILLHGFGASAFSWREVIEPLSEEFTVVAFDRPGFGLTSRPIGEELKAFNPYSLEGQVELTALLMQYFGFEKAILIGNSAGGLAALETALKYPEKVLGLVLVDAAIYNADADNFLFRLLTSTPQGRYLGPLLSRAFLRNSRDLLDLAWYDTDKLTPDILEGYEKPLKTENWDRALWELTLARKAYDYSKIPMISVPSLVITGDNDKIVPVEDSVRLAKELPLAQLSIIQNTGHLPHE, from the coding sequence ATGAAGGTCCTCCTAATAGTGGTCTCACTTCTCGCGATGCTGCTTATCGCGCCTTTCCTGATACCGGTCAATGACCTTGAGGACACCGTAAATCCTAGAATTTTGGCCGACAGTGATAGCATGTTTGCAGAAATCAACAACATTGAGATACATTATAAGATTTTCGGCGAGGGTGCTCCTTTGATAATTTTACTTCATGGATTCGGCGCAAGCGCATTTTCCTGGCGTGAGGTTATAGAACCTCTATCTGAAGAGTTCACCGTTGTCGCATTTGATAGACCGGGGTTTGGTCTCACTTCCAGACCTATTGGAGAAGAACTGAAGGCTTTCAATCCTTATTCTCTAGAGGGCCAGGTGGAACTTACGGCATTACTAATGCAGTATTTTGGATTTGAGAAGGCTATCCTAATTGGGAACTCGGCCGGTGGACTCGCTGCGCTGGAAACAGCGCTGAAGTACCCAGAAAAGGTTCTTGGACTGGTACTTGTAGATGCTGCGATATACAATGCCGACGCAGATAATTTTTTATTCAGACTCTTGACAAGCACCCCGCAAGGCAGATATCTTGGCCCGCTCTTGTCCAGAGCTTTCCTGAGAAACTCACGAGATCTGCTCGATCTGGCTTGGTACGATACCGACAAGCTCACCCCGGATATTCTTGAAGGATACGAAAAACCATTGAAGACGGAAAACTGGGACAGGGCTTTATGGGAACTGACGCTTGCAAGAAAAGCTTATGACTATTCAAAAATCCCTATGATATCTGTACCATCGTTAGTTATCACCGGAGATAACGACAAAATAGTTCCCGTTGAGGACTCAGTAAGGCTTGCGAAAGAGCTCCCATTAGCTCAGTTGTCCATCATTCAAAATACCGGTCACCTGCCACACGAGTAA
- a CDS encoding MBL fold metallo-hydrolase yields MKITVLCNDKAIEGFESEHGVSFFVELNGKNYLFDTGSTDVAVKNATKLGINLSRIELIVISHGHYDHLGGLGSVLREAGGKKVLVGEGSFERKFSETTLSSPEDGRTEYERLGAIVETVGTSKEIADGIHVMTAAPFVTEERPGEKHVKITEGIKKRDFFDDELSLSVLENGNVTVITGCSHRGIGNIVKQASGFGKVKNVVGGLHLLHKTEEELEEIFEYLLGFDIDNFHIGHCTGDNVVKKIAERFPVEVRELMAGDSFEFHD; encoded by the coding sequence ATGAAGATAACTGTTCTGTGCAATGACAAGGCTATTGAAGGCTTTGAAAGCGAACACGGTGTGTCTTTCTTCGTTGAATTAAACGGTAAAAACTATCTGTTTGACACGGGATCTACTGATGTCGCAGTTAAGAATGCCACAAAGCTAGGAATAAATCTCTCCAGAATTGAATTGATAGTAATTAGCCATGGTCACTATGATCATCTTGGAGGGCTGGGAAGTGTGCTTCGGGAGGCCGGGGGAAAGAAAGTACTGGTGGGTGAAGGAAGCTTTGAGAGGAAGTTCAGTGAGACAACACTTTCCAGCCCTGAAGATGGGAGAACCGAATATGAGCGCCTCGGAGCAATTGTTGAAACAGTGGGGACTTCAAAGGAAATTGCTGACGGAATCCATGTAATGACTGCAGCACCTTTTGTTACTGAAGAAAGACCTGGAGAAAAGCACGTGAAGATTACTGAAGGGATCAAGAAGAGAGATTTCTTCGACGATGAGCTGTCTCTCTCTGTTCTTGAGAATGGTAACGTGACAGTAATAACCGGCTGCTCACACAGGGGGATTGGTAACATCGTGAAGCAGGCCTCGGGATTTGGAAAAGTGAAGAATGTGGTTGGGGGTTTACACTTGCTGCATAAGACTGAAGAGGAGCTCGAAGAAATCTTTGAATATCTATTGGGTTTCGATATCGATAATTTCCATATTGGTCACTGCACAGGTGACAACGTAGTGAAGAAGATCGCAGAAAGATTTCCTGTCGAAGTGCGAGAGCTTATGGCCGGTGATAGTTTTGAGTTCCATGATTGA
- a CDS encoding Fur family transcriptional regulator, whose protein sequence is MRKLTSLRREILEIINNSDAPLNADSIHEMLKGSPNLSSVYRSLAFLEEEGLIRSVSFECETRFYFSRQKEPVHFLHCKKCHKTEPFYECIADSHAESVAEDRDFTITDHVFYFIGICGECKRKIFSDIEEGKM, encoded by the coding sequence TTGAGAAAATTGACATCGCTTAGACGAGAAATCCTTGAGATAATTAACAATTCTGATGCGCCGCTTAATGCAGATTCAATCCACGAAATGCTCAAAGGAAGCCCGAATCTCTCAAGCGTGTACAGAAGCCTTGCCTTTCTGGAAGAAGAGGGATTAATACGTTCCGTATCTTTTGAGTGTGAGACCAGGTTCTATTTCAGTCGTCAGAAGGAGCCGGTTCATTTTCTGCACTGCAAGAAATGTCATAAAACGGAACCATTTTATGAGTGCATTGCCGACTCACATGCAGAATCAGTTGCTGAAGATCGGGACTTTACGATTACGGACCACGTTTTCTATTTCATCGGAATCTGTGGAGAATGCAAAAGAAAAATATTCTCCGATATCGAGGAGGGAAAAATGTGA
- a CDS encoding metal ABC transporter substrate-binding protein, with amino-acid sequence MRIRPMMSSILLIFLFAATALPLKIVATINPYYLILKEIAGQEAQVDLLIGPGQNPHIFSPKISDIRKLNDADLVIANGLDLEVFLEPYLDDLTSRGKTVIYIGSLLPDELLVNEEENGDDDESGHHDNPHIWLDPIILSDYVVPILVRTLSTLDPGNSEFFSSSAASLIKNLQEFNDKTASYLERFEGKTVIVAHPSFSYFFRRYGIQLEPVLEGVGDEPTIGEIMKLVDFVRNQDVIGMFAEYQQSKRALDILTDETSVKYGELDSLGISMGSIIELLQWNLIEMKRVFDGE; translated from the coding sequence GTGAGAATTAGACCGATGATGAGTTCAATTCTGCTGATTTTTCTATTTGCAGCTACTGCATTGCCGCTAAAAATCGTTGCAACAATAAACCCTTACTATTTGATTCTCAAAGAAATCGCCGGTCAGGAGGCGCAGGTAGATCTTCTTATTGGACCAGGTCAGAATCCTCACATATTCTCCCCAAAGATCTCAGACATAAGAAAGCTCAACGATGCAGATTTGGTGATTGCGAATGGTCTGGATCTGGAAGTTTTCCTGGAACCTTATCTTGATGATTTGACTTCACGGGGAAAGACTGTTATATATATCGGGAGTCTTTTGCCGGATGAGCTTCTTGTGAATGAAGAGGAGAATGGTGATGACGATGAATCCGGACACCATGATAATCCTCACATATGGCTCGATCCGATTATTCTGTCGGATTATGTGGTTCCAATTCTAGTTAGAACATTGTCTACTCTTGATCCTGGCAATTCCGAATTCTTCTCTTCTAGTGCGGCGAGTTTGATCAAGAATCTTCAAGAGTTCAACGACAAAACAGCCTCATATTTGGAGAGATTTGAAGGAAAAACTGTAATTGTAGCTCATCCCAGCTTCTCATACTTTTTCAGAAGATATGGAATACAGCTTGAGCCTGTTCTGGAGGGTGTTGGAGATGAGCCCACGATTGGGGAAATAATGAAACTAGTTGATTTCGTAAGGAATCAGGATGTGATTGGGATGTTTGCGGAATACCAGCAATCGAAGAGAGCATTAGATATATTGACGGATGAGACCTCTGTAAAATATGGAGAATTGGATAGTCTTGGCATCTCGATGGGCAGTATTATTGAGTTGCTTCAGTGGAATCTGATCGAAATGAAGAGGGTATTTGATGGAGAGTAG
- a CDS encoding diguanylate cyclase domain-containing protein encodes MLSENLPENFSDLVVQVVMNIEDAIAIFDENSQVVFSNDSGSVLIEHSGEEIAKKIKDFKHSSEDSMMYRHMKRSGRWLRFYIKRLMAAEKRYFLFVAEDISDLKLAEQTIAQLAHFDGETGLPNYVLFRDRLNMALFRNRRNNLSSMVAALELCSSDGTSSIEESTIINMTDELIKGIRKSDTLCRFSRREFLLLAEDLKDQRSASTILRKALDSFENWKAVSGEPSLELNSGFVLLPRDGVDPEQLVNKAFASIQNRVPGK; translated from the coding sequence ATGTTATCTGAAAACCTTCCCGAAAACTTCTCTGATCTTGTGGTGCAGGTTGTTATGAACATTGAAGATGCGATAGCGATTTTCGATGAAAACTCACAGGTAGTGTTTTCAAATGATAGCGGCTCAGTATTGATAGAACACAGTGGAGAAGAAATCGCAAAGAAGATAAAAGACTTTAAACATTCAAGTGAGGATTCTATGATGTATCGTCACATGAAGCGGAGCGGAAGGTGGCTGAGATTCTACATCAAGAGATTGATGGCTGCAGAAAAGAGATATTTTCTTTTTGTGGCTGAGGACATCTCCGACCTCAAACTGGCAGAACAGACTATCGCACAACTCGCTCACTTCGACGGCGAAACCGGTCTTCCAAACTACGTGCTTTTCAGAGATAGACTGAACATGGCGCTATTTAGGAACAGGAGAAACAATCTGTCATCAATGGTGGCCGCCCTTGAGCTTTGCAGCAGTGACGGCACTTCAAGTATAGAGGAATCAACCATAATAAACATGACGGATGAACTAATAAAGGGGATCAGAAAGAGCGACACACTTTGCAGATTCTCTCGACGCGAATTCCTCTTGCTTGCAGAAGATCTCAAAGATCAAAGGAGTGCAAGCACTATACTCCGAAAGGCACTTGACTCGTTCGAAAACTGGAAAGCAGTCAGCGGAGAACCTTCTCTGGAACTCAATTCGGGATTCGTCTTGCTTCCAAGGGACGGGGTTGATCCCGAGCAGCTTGTTAACAAGGCCTTCGCATCTATTCAGAATCGAGTGCCCGGAAAATGA
- a CDS encoding metal ABC transporter ATP-binding protein has protein sequence MESRILRVENLSYKIGSHWILRDVSFDMSRREFVGIIGPNGAGKTTLIKAIVGDLNDYSGKIFVSGRIGYLSQNPERQRDFPIRVREVAGMGLYGERGILKSFRKSDWRRVEELLETVGILDLKDRKAGTLSGGEYQRLMLARALASNPELLILDEPEAGVDEMGKASFYRLLDFLKNEKNMGILMISHDIGMVFEACDTVMCINKTLHCHTAADRITPEEVQLAFSGDFDLFIRSRDHFEREHNI, from the coding sequence ATGGAGAGTAGAATTCTCAGAGTAGAGAATCTTAGCTATAAGATTGGAAGTCACTGGATTCTCAGAGATGTTTCTTTCGATATGTCTCGTAGAGAATTTGTCGGGATAATTGGACCGAACGGGGCCGGAAAGACAACTCTAATCAAGGCTATTGTTGGCGATCTTAACGATTATTCGGGAAAGATATTTGTTTCGGGCAGAATAGGATACTTATCTCAGAATCCGGAAAGACAACGCGACTTTCCTATAAGGGTGAGAGAAGTGGCCGGCATGGGACTTTACGGGGAACGCGGAATTTTGAAAAGCTTTAGAAAAAGCGATTGGAGGAGAGTGGAGGAACTCCTTGAAACAGTGGGAATCCTGGATCTGAAAGATAGGAAGGCCGGTACGCTATCCGGCGGTGAGTATCAACGATTAATGCTAGCAAGGGCATTGGCTTCCAATCCTGAATTGCTAATACTTGACGAGCCTGAAGCTGGTGTGGACGAGATGGGAAAAGCTTCTTTTTACAGGCTGCTGGATTTTCTAAAGAATGAGAAGAATATGGGAATATTGATGATAAGCCACGACATTGGAATGGTTTTCGAAGCATGTGATACTGTGATGTGTATCAACAAGACTCTTCATTGCCACACTGCGGCGGACAGAATCACGCCTGAAGAGGTGCAATTGGCATTCTCCGGTGATTTTGATCTCTTCATAAGGTCCAGGGACCACTTCGAGAGGGAACATAACATATGA
- a CDS encoding ABC transporter ATP-binding protein, whose amino-acid sequence MDNILTVDNLKLYYYTSKGVVKAVDDISFSLNKGETLGLVGESGCGKTTTGFALLKMPTPPGKIVGGRIEIDGIDITPLRENEMRRNIRWEKISMVFQGAMNTLTPVYTIGKQMLETLQEHREMEREEARKRIEKYLNLVGLSGDIVKRYPHELSGGMKQRIAIATALFLEPKVIICDEPTTALDVIVQAQIINLLKDLKEKLDLSFIFITHDLATEAEVSDRIAVMYAGKIVEIGTNQQIYGEQGPCHPYTRNLLAATPRLHAKVSELSFIPGAPPDLLEPPSGCRFHPRCSLAMDKCKEEEPPLIEIEEEHMVACWRCEKR is encoded by the coding sequence ATGGATAACATATTGACTGTAGATAACCTCAAGCTTTACTACTATACGAGCAAAGGTGTGGTTAAGGCTGTAGACGACATTTCTTTTTCTCTGAATAAGGGAGAGACTCTTGGTCTCGTTGGAGAGTCTGGCTGTGGAAAGACAACTACAGGCTTCGCCCTTCTCAAGATGCCCACTCCCCCCGGAAAGATTGTCGGAGGAAGGATAGAGATCGACGGTATAGACATAACTCCTCTGCGAGAGAATGAAATGAGAAGGAACATCCGCTGGGAGAAGATTTCCATGGTCTTTCAGGGTGCTATGAATACTCTCACTCCCGTTTACACAATAGGAAAACAGATGTTGGAGACTTTGCAGGAACACAGGGAGATGGAGAGGGAAGAAGCGAGAAAGAGGATAGAGAAGTATCTCAACCTAGTTGGACTCTCGGGCGATATAGTAAAGAGATATCCACATGAACTCTCAGGAGGAATGAAACAGAGAATCGCCATCGCCACCGCCCTCTTTCTCGAACCGAAGGTAATAATCTGTGACGAACCTACCACAGCCCTGGATGTTATAGTGCAGGCTCAGATTATAAACCTTCTCAAAGACCTTAAAGAGAAGCTCGACCTTTCATTCATCTTCATAACTCACGATCTTGCAACGGAGGCGGAGGTGTCAGACAGGATAGCAGTTATGTATGCTGGAAAGATAGTGGAGATAGGAACAAACCAGCAGATATACGGAGAACAGGGACCCTGTCATCCGTATACGAGAAACTTGCTGGCTGCAACTCCCAGACTTCACGCAAAGGTAAGCGAACTATCGTTCATCCCCGGTGCTCCTCCGGACTTGCTCGAACCTCCATCGGGCTGTAGATTCCATCCGAGATGTTCCCTGGCCATGGATAAGTGCAAAGAAGAAGAACCACCCCTTATTGAGATAGAAGAGGAACACATGGTGGCCTGCTGGAGGTGTGAGAAGAGATGA
- a CDS encoding ABC transporter ATP-binding protein, whose translation MTEKIIEVKDLQKWFPIRRSISQFFKGEHNYVKAVDGVSFSINRGEIFGLVGESGCGKTTTGKLIMKLLEPTDGTMFLNGEDVTHIEKDELKRYRRNVQMIFQDPYASMNPRFKIRDVMEEPLIIHKLGEDRNARMEMIEKALMEVKLNPPDEFLVRYPHMLSGGQRQRAATARTLLLNPELLVADEPVSMIDLSTRAEILHMMKEVQRDLGLTYLYITHDLSTARYFTDRIAVMYLGKIIEIGVPDDVIDNPVHPYTRALIAAVCEPVAGKVNKPKVVPIKGEIPSAANIPKGCRFHPRCPYAKEECWEKEEPQLQEIEEGHFHACRRWKEVAEEKNRGCG comes from the coding sequence ATGACCGAAAAGATCATTGAAGTGAAAGACCTTCAGAAGTGGTTTCCAATAAGAAGAAGCATATCCCAGTTCTTCAAGGGTGAACACAACTACGTCAAAGCAGTTGATGGAGTATCCTTCTCAATAAACAGGGGCGAGATATTCGGTCTTGTCGGAGAGTCAGGATGTGGAAAGACTACAACGGGAAAGCTTATCATGAAACTCCTCGAGCCCACAGACGGCACCATGTTTCTAAACGGAGAGGATGTCACTCATATAGAGAAAGATGAACTGAAGAGATACAGAAGGAACGTACAGATGATCTTTCAGGATCCATACGCTTCCATGAACCCGAGGTTCAAGATAAGGGACGTTATGGAAGAACCTCTCATAATACACAAACTAGGAGAAGACAGGAATGCAAGAATGGAGATGATAGAGAAGGCTTTAATGGAAGTCAAGCTCAATCCTCCAGATGAATTCCTTGTGAGGTATCCCCACATGTTATCCGGTGGTCAGAGACAGAGGGCCGCTACTGCGAGGACTCTTCTTCTCAATCCCGAACTGCTCGTTGCAGATGAACCCGTATCCATGATAGACCTTTCAACCAGGGCAGAGATACTCCACATGATGAAGGAAGTGCAGAGAGACCTCGGACTGACTTATCTCTACATAACTCATGATCTCTCTACTGCGAGATACTTCACGGACAGGATAGCGGTCATGTACCTTGGAAAGATAATAGAGATAGGAGTTCCCGATGATGTTATAGACAATCCCGTTCATCCATACACAAGGGCTCTCATTGCTGCAGTATGTGAACCGGTAGCCGGAAAGGTAAACAAACCCAAGGTAGTACCTATAAAGGGAGAGATTCCATCTGCTGCCAATATTCCAAAGGGCTGCAGATTCCATCCGAGATGTCCTTATGCAAAAGAAGAATGCTGGGAGAAGGAAGAACCTCAACTACAGGAGATAGAAGAGGGCCACTTCCACGCCTGCAGAAGATGGAAGGAAGTAGCTGAAGAGAAAAACCGGGGTTGCGGGTAG
- a CDS encoding thermonuclease family protein translates to MKRKWGLIAVYAFLFALFLLQECDRSKIVTAVTSVIDGDSLTVRALDGTVRLIGIDAPEIRPGSKPEGQFAEEARGFLEQMTLDSGKVTLELHGKDTYGRHLAYVFDSNGTFVNGEIVRQGLARPLTYEETSQYSSEIRDAYRDAFSNRRGIFSLYDNSQVYEASFVRRNLNSYKSGGFMGKIIWIEFIVTDINGFSIIGNDVVARVRSEEAALFVQGSIDFQRFYRKRIRVYGEVWQDTSGKVLILLRDPGIEITGAFQFANVFPLAVFRAALKSF, encoded by the coding sequence ATGAAGAGAAAGTGGGGTTTGATTGCAGTTTACGCATTTTTATTTGCACTCTTTCTTCTGCAAGAATGTGACCGTTCAAAGATTGTGACTGCGGTCACCTCGGTAATCGACGGTGATTCCCTGACAGTAAGGGCTCTCGATGGTACCGTAAGACTTATTGGAATAGATGCGCCCGAGATCAGGCCGGGGAGTAAACCTGAGGGACAGTTCGCAGAAGAAGCGAGAGGGTTTTTGGAGCAGATGACGCTTGACAGCGGAAAGGTTACTCTTGAGCTCCACGGAAAGGACACTTATGGTAGGCATCTTGCCTACGTCTTCGATTCCAACGGCACATTTGTAAACGGGGAAATTGTGAGGCAAGGTCTGGCGAGACCCTTAACTTACGAGGAAACATCTCAATACTCATCGGAGATAAGAGATGCCTATAGAGATGCTTTCAGTAATAGGAGAGGAATCTTCTCATTGTACGACAATTCTCAAGTCTATGAAGCCTCATTTGTAAGGAGAAACCTGAATTCATACAAGTCAGGAGGCTTCATGGGAAAGATAATTTGGATAGAATTCATCGTTACAGACATAAATGGGTTCAGTATCATCGGCAATGATGTCGTTGCAAGAGTCAGGTCTGAAGAGGCAGCGCTCTTCGTTCAGGGTTCTATTGATTTTCAGAGATTCTACAGAAAAAGAATTAGAGTCTATGGAGAAGTCTGGCAAGACACTTCCGGTAAAGTCTTGATCCTCTTGAGAGACCCGGGAATAGAGATAACTGGCGCATTCCAGTTTGCAAATGTCTTTCCCCTTGCTGTTTTCAGAGCCGCCTTGAAGTCTTTTTGA
- a CDS encoding metal ABC transporter permease → MIQDFIRDIIEYAFLRNAIFAAILVSALTGLFSSVVVLRKIEFIGDGAAHATFGGIAFGLLLGTDYIFMAAITAVVFAVAVSYFTRKNKLSESSVIGMLLPLSMALGVIALSFVKGYTPDVMGLFFGNILMVTPEDVWMLLIADIAAIVFFTVFYRELLYYSYDEGMAKHFGVPVGFIHYGVLIGISLSVVSSVKIAGIILVTAFLVIPAVTSKLVARSFRSMIVISVSMAVVASVIGMFISYVFDIPPGPVIVIMLFLEFLMTISMKGLIRGRM, encoded by the coding sequence ATGATTCAGGATTTTATTAGAGATATTATTGAATATGCTTTCCTTAGAAACGCAATATTTGCAGCGATTCTCGTAAGTGCGCTTACCGGGCTTTTTTCAAGTGTAGTAGTGCTAAGAAAGATTGAATTTATTGGAGACGGTGCAGCTCACGCAACATTCGGAGGCATTGCTTTCGGCCTGCTTCTAGGGACCGACTATATATTTATGGCTGCGATCACTGCCGTGGTTTTTGCTGTTGCAGTAAGCTATTTTACGAGAAAGAATAAGTTGTCTGAAAGCAGTGTTATCGGAATGTTACTTCCTCTATCAATGGCATTGGGCGTAATTGCCCTCTCATTTGTGAAAGGTTACACTCCCGATGTAATGGGACTTTTCTTTGGGAACATTTTGATGGTAACTCCTGAAGATGTTTGGATGCTTCTGATAGCTGACATTGCCGCAATAGTCTTTTTTACGGTATTTTATCGTGAGCTCTTGTATTACTCTTATGATGAGGGGATGGCAAAACACTTTGGTGTGCCCGTTGGCTTCATACATTACGGAGTACTGATTGGTATAAGTCTCAGTGTGGTAAGTTCTGTAAAAATCGCTGGAATTATTCTGGTTACCGCATTCCTGGTGATTCCTGCGGTTACTTCGAAGCTAGTTGCACGTTCGTTTAGAAGTATGATTGTGATTTCGGTAAGCATGGCAGTTGTAGCAAGTGTTATTGGCATGTTCATTTCATACGTGTTTGATATACCCCCTGGACCAGTGATTGTTATAATGCTCTTCTTAGAGTTTCTGATGACGATCTCAATGAAAGGACTCATTCGAGGTCGAATGTAA